The following coding sequences are from one Microbacterium sp. SORGH_AS_0969 window:
- the purM gene encoding phosphoribosylformylglycinamidine cyclo-ligase, giving the protein MASAPHENPYSAAGVDTAAGDLAVELMKSAVRRTHGPEVLGGVGGFAGLFDASALRDYAKPLLATSTDGVGTKVAIAQAIDKHDTIGEDLVGMVVDDIVVVGARPLFMTDYIACGKVVPQRIADIVAGIARGCAATGTALVGGETAEHPGLLGIDDYDVAGAATGVVEADRVLGADRVRPGDVVLALASSGLHSNGYSLVRHIITGAGIAYGSASAELGATWGEALLEPTRLYTSPLLRLLDDAAVGSGIHSLSHVTGGGIAANLARVLPQDTWVDVDRSTWSPSPVFRVLADIGGLELTATEGTWNLGIGFLAVVSPEVTDAAIAALTADGIATWQVGVVRDDHRPEGEYEQGAKGVDGGAVRLVGSYADAGHPANGAK; this is encoded by the coding sequence GTGGCCTCCGCTCCCCACGAGAACCCCTATTCCGCTGCCGGCGTCGACACGGCCGCCGGAGACCTCGCTGTCGAACTGATGAAGTCGGCCGTGCGCCGCACCCACGGGCCCGAAGTGCTCGGTGGCGTGGGCGGCTTCGCCGGCCTCTTCGACGCCTCGGCGCTCCGCGACTACGCCAAGCCGCTGCTCGCGACCAGCACCGACGGTGTCGGTACGAAGGTCGCGATCGCGCAGGCGATCGACAAGCACGACACGATCGGCGAAGACCTCGTCGGCATGGTCGTCGACGACATCGTCGTGGTGGGCGCGCGTCCGCTCTTCATGACCGACTACATCGCGTGCGGCAAGGTCGTGCCGCAGCGCATCGCCGACATCGTCGCGGGCATCGCGCGCGGCTGCGCGGCCACGGGCACCGCGCTCGTCGGCGGCGAGACCGCCGAGCACCCCGGCCTGCTCGGCATCGACGACTACGACGTCGCGGGAGCGGCGACCGGCGTCGTCGAGGCCGACCGCGTCCTGGGCGCCGACCGCGTCCGCCCGGGCGACGTCGTCCTCGCTCTCGCGTCGAGCGGCCTGCACTCCAACGGCTACTCGCTCGTGCGCCACATCATCACCGGTGCCGGCATCGCGTACGGCTCGGCCTCGGCCGAACTCGGCGCGACCTGGGGGGAGGCGCTCCTCGAGCCCACGCGCCTGTACACCTCGCCGCTGCTGCGTCTGCTCGACGACGCGGCGGTGGGCTCCGGCATCCATTCGCTCAGTCACGTGACGGGCGGCGGCATCGCCGCGAACCTCGCGCGCGTGCTGCCGCAGGACACGTGGGTCGACGTCGACCGTTCGACGTGGAGCCCCTCGCCCGTGTTCCGCGTGCTCGCCGACATCGGCGGTCTCGAGCTGACCGCGACCGAGGGCACGTGGAACCTCGGCATCGGCTTCCTCGCCGTCGTCTCTCCGGAGGTCACGGATGCCGCGATCGCGGCGCTCACGGCCGACGGCATCGCCACCTGGCAGGTCGGCGTCGTCCGCGACGACCACCGCCCCGAGGGCGAGTACGAACAGGGCGCGAAGGGCGTCGACGGGGGCGCCGTGCGCCTGGTCGGCTCGTACGCGGATGCCGGTCACCCGGCGAACGGAGCGAAGTAA
- a CDS encoding endonuclease domain-containing protein — MSARLSRRIEVLQARVRALEGVVATTRLLREGTSVDTIAAAVRSGAVLRVRRRWIALPDADAHLLSAARGGVTLACATAAARHGLWVFDQNHVHVAAPAHSGRISVSAGTRVHRSRPLIQRHPEDLVDGVVNVLGVVSGCLPPEQALAIWDSALNKGLVTLDEMRRYPLRGRALELAEQATPLADSGLETFLLVRLRWLRQRLCPQAWILGRRVDLLIGERLVVQVDGGHHVGAQREADVRHDALLALNGYHVIRVGYRQMVDDWPSVQLMIVQAIAQGLHRAR, encoded by the coding sequence CAGGCCCGGGTGCGTGCCCTGGAAGGGGTCGTCGCGACGACCCGCCTGCTGCGAGAGGGAACGTCCGTCGACACGATCGCGGCGGCCGTCCGCAGCGGTGCTGTGCTGCGGGTGCGTCGGCGATGGATCGCTCTTCCCGATGCCGATGCTCACCTCCTTTCCGCCGCGCGTGGCGGCGTGACACTCGCGTGCGCCACCGCTGCAGCCCGGCACGGGTTGTGGGTGTTCGATCAGAACCACGTCCACGTCGCGGCACCCGCCCACTCCGGGCGGATCTCCGTATCGGCCGGAACTCGCGTTCATCGCTCGCGCCCTCTCATCCAGCGGCATCCGGAGGATCTGGTCGACGGTGTGGTCAATGTGCTCGGTGTGGTGAGCGGGTGCCTCCCACCGGAACAGGCGCTCGCGATCTGGGATTCGGCGCTCAACAAGGGGCTCGTCACGCTCGACGAGATGCGTCGTTATCCCCTCAGGGGCCGCGCGCTCGAGCTCGCGGAACAGGCGACGCCGCTCGCGGACTCCGGCCTGGAGACCTTCCTCCTCGTTCGCCTGAGATGGCTTCGCCAGAGGCTGTGCCCGCAAGCGTGGATCCTCGGCCGTCGTGTGGACCTGCTCATCGGTGAGCGGCTCGTCGTGCAGGTCGACGGTGGGCACCATGTCGGCGCGCAGCGCGAAGCCGACGTTCGACACGACGCCCTTCTCGCGCTGAACGGCTACCACGTCATCCGCGTCGGGTACCGCCAGATGGTCGACGACTGGCCCTCGGTCCAACTGATGATCGTCCAGGCGATCGCGCAGGGGCTGCACCGCGCTCGTTGA